The Macrobrachium nipponense isolate FS-2020 chromosome 19, ASM1510439v2, whole genome shotgun sequence genome contains a region encoding:
- the LOC135216062 gene encoding zinc finger protein 658B-like isoform X2, whose translation MSDSSATPAATLPEQPQLQAQPMKTEPPDDRKKYECILCHKRYPFKASLKMHMDIHKGIKRYECIVCNKKFMQKGHLKRHMQTHGEIVYECIVCNENFSSLIALENHIDDHTGEKRHKCNVCHKSFSSERFLQSHSDLHRVRKKFHYECMVCNRRFVSEGRLKTHLESHDQEESLKCSVCHKTFSSEESLKLHKESHKETKYECSKCNRIFLKKIHLRKHMESHVEKNVYECVVCSVKCSKKDELEAHMDEHREANKYECNLCGKCFSQKGNLRMHVELHTGVKPFQCVICNKKFARKGALKNHMDIHSTEKKYKCPVCSKRFAQKGVRYHHLMKHKLGKT comes from the coding sequence ATGAGTGACAGTTCTGCCACTCCTGCAGCAACATTACCCGAACAACCACAACTACAAGCACAGCCAATGAAGACAGAACCTCCAGATGACAGGAAGAAGTATGAGTGCATATTGTGCCACAAACGTTATCCCTTCAAAGCTAGTCTCAAGATGCACATGGATATCCACAAAGGGATCAAGAGATATGAATGCATTGTATGTAACAAGAAGTTTATGCAAAAGGGCCATCTTAAGAGACACATGCAGACCCATGGGGAAATTGTATATGAATGCATTGTTTGTAATGAAAACTTTTCAAGTTTAATTGCACTTGAAAATCACATCGATGATCACACTGGAGAAAAAAGGCACAAATGTAATGTTTGCCATAAAAGTTTCAGTAGTGAGCGTTTTCTCCAGAGTCATTCAGACCTGCATCgtgtaaggaaaaagtttcatTATGAGTGCATGGTGTGCAACAGAAGGTTTGTAAGTGAGGGCCGTCTCAAAACACATTTAGAGTCACATGATCAGGAGGAAAGTCTGAAATGTTCAGTATGCCATAAGACTTTTTCAAGTGAAGAGAGCCTCAAATTGCATAAAGAATCTCACAAAGAAACGAAATATGAGTGCAGTAAATGTAAcaggatatttttaaagaaaatccatCTTCGAAAACATATGGAAAGTCATGTTGAAAAGAATGTGTATGAATGTGTTGTTTGTAGTGTGAAGTGTTCAAAGAAAGATGAGCTTGAAGCCCACATGGATGAGCACAGAGAAGCTAATAAGTATGAGTGTAACCTATGTGGGAAGTGCTTTTCTCAGAAGGGAAATCTTAGAATGCATGTGGAGCTGCATACTGGAGTAAAACCATTCCAGTGTGTTATCTGCAACAAAAAATTTGCTCGGAAGGGAGCTCTCAAGAACCACATGGATATTCACAGTactgaaaagaaatataaatgccCTGTGTGCAGTAAGAGGTTTGCTCAGAAGGGTGTTCGTTATCATCATTTAATGAAACACAAATTGGGAAAGACTTGA
- the LOC135216062 gene encoding gastrula zinc finger protein XlCGF57.1-like isoform X1 has product MVCMTVGHLRRNMSDSSATPAATLPEQPQLQAQPMKTEPPDDRKKYECILCHKRYPFKASLKMHMDIHKGIKRYECIVCNKKFMQKGHLKRHMQTHGEIVYECIVCNENFSSLIALENHIDDHTGEKRHKCNVCHKSFSSERFLQSHSDLHRVRKKFHYECMVCNRRFVSEGRLKTHLESHDQEESLKCSVCHKTFSSEESLKLHKESHKETKYECSKCNRIFLKKIHLRKHMESHVEKNVYECVVCSVKCSKKDELEAHMDEHREANKYECNLCGKCFSQKGNLRMHVELHTGVKPFQCVICNKKFARKGALKNHMDIHSTEKKYKCPVCSKRFAQKGVRYHHLMKHKLGKT; this is encoded by the exons ATGGTTTGCATGACTGTGGGCCATCTA AGACGAAACATGAGTGACAGTTCTGCCACTCCTGCAGCAACATTACCCGAACAACCACAACTACAAGCACAGCCAATGAAGACAGAACCTCCAGATGACAGGAAGAAGTATGAGTGCATATTGTGCCACAAACGTTATCCCTTCAAAGCTAGTCTCAAGATGCACATGGATATCCACAAAGGGATCAAGAGATATGAATGCATTGTATGTAACAAGAAGTTTATGCAAAAGGGCCATCTTAAGAGACACATGCAGACCCATGGGGAAATTGTATATGAATGCATTGTTTGTAATGAAAACTTTTCAAGTTTAATTGCACTTGAAAATCACATCGATGATCACACTGGAGAAAAAAGGCACAAATGTAATGTTTGCCATAAAAGTTTCAGTAGTGAGCGTTTTCTCCAGAGTCATTCAGACCTGCATCgtgtaaggaaaaagtttcatTATGAGTGCATGGTGTGCAACAGAAGGTTTGTAAGTGAGGGCCGTCTCAAAACACATTTAGAGTCACATGATCAGGAGGAAAGTCTGAAATGTTCAGTATGCCATAAGACTTTTTCAAGTGAAGAGAGCCTCAAATTGCATAAAGAATCTCACAAAGAAACGAAATATGAGTGCAGTAAATGTAAcaggatatttttaaagaaaatccatCTTCGAAAACATATGGAAAGTCATGTTGAAAAGAATGTGTATGAATGTGTTGTTTGTAGTGTGAAGTGTTCAAAGAAAGATGAGCTTGAAGCCCACATGGATGAGCACAGAGAAGCTAATAAGTATGAGTGTAACCTATGTGGGAAGTGCTTTTCTCAGAAGGGAAATCTTAGAATGCATGTGGAGCTGCATACTGGAGTAAAACCATTCCAGTGTGTTATCTGCAACAAAAAATTTGCTCGGAAGGGAGCTCTCAAGAACCACATGGATATTCACAGTactgaaaagaaatataaatgccCTGTGTGCAGTAAGAGGTTTGCTCAGAAGGGTGTTCGTTATCATCATTTAATGAAACACAAATTGGGAAAGACTTGA